Proteins encoded by one window of Vibrio rumoiensis:
- a CDS encoding restriction endonuclease subunit S, translating into MAPTKLPDAWIKATVSEINDYKPSSMQPKNHQGDVFELFSVPIFPEGRPEVLKAEDIGSSKQFVNCDDVLVCKINPRINRVWCIPHSNSLKQIASSEWIVIRQSNVHSNFLTWYFRSENFRTMLCADVTGVGGSLTRAQPKKVATFEVPFPPLAEQKVIAEKLDTLLAQVETTKARLESTLETLKQFRQSVLAAAVSGKLTEDWRGLHEKYVEFCGYTVPASWLNSSIGNESEYVTSGSRGWAKYYSDSGALFIRSQDINSDELNIQNAAYVQLPDKIEGQRTKVQINDLLVTITGANVTKCARLKTNLDDAYISQHVALIRLKSPENSAFFELVLKALNAGRKQLNAMAYGGGKPGLNLQNIKDVEFAKPSSSIEADEIVRRVNKLFAGADITEQLVNQALERINNLTQSILAKAFRGELTEQWRKDNPELISADNSAEALLRKIKAERAAAKSKKQ; encoded by the coding sequence ATGGCCCCTACAAAATTACCTGATGCTTGGATTAAAGCTACTGTATCAGAAATTAACGACTATAAGCCATCTAGTATGCAGCCTAAAAACCATCAGGGTGATGTTTTTGAACTATTTAGCGTTCCAATTTTCCCTGAAGGAAGACCTGAAGTATTGAAGGCCGAAGACATTGGGTCGAGCAAGCAATTTGTAAACTGTGATGATGTATTGGTTTGCAAAATCAATCCAAGGATTAACAGGGTATGGTGTATTCCTCATTCCAATAGTTTAAAGCAGATAGCTTCTTCTGAATGGATTGTTATACGCCAAAGTAACGTCCATAGTAATTTCTTGACTTGGTATTTTAGGTCAGAAAATTTTAGAACAATGTTATGCGCTGATGTCACCGGTGTGGGAGGGTCGCTAACAAGAGCGCAACCTAAAAAAGTAGCTACTTTTGAAGTTCCTTTTCCCCCTCTAGCCGAACAAAAAGTTATTGCAGAAAAACTCGATACCTTACTTGCTCAGGTTGAAACCACCAAAGCTCGCCTTGAAAGTACTTTAGAAACACTGAAACAATTTCGTCAATCGGTGCTGGCTGCCGCTGTTAGCGGGAAGTTGACGGAGGATTGGAGAGGCCTGCACGAAAAATATGTTGAGTTTTGCGGCTATACGGTTCCTGCATCTTGGCTTAATAGCTCTATCGGGAATGAGTCTGAATATGTAACGAGTGGTTCTCGTGGATGGGCTAAATATTATTCTGATTCTGGGGCTTTATTTATTCGCTCACAGGATATAAATTCAGATGAGCTAAATATCCAAAATGCGGCATATGTGCAGCTACCTGATAAAATCGAGGGCCAAAGGACGAAGGTTCAAATAAATGATTTGTTGGTAACGATTACAGGGGCAAATGTCACGAAATGTGCACGTCTAAAAACTAATTTAGATGATGCATATATTAGTCAACATGTAGCATTAATCAGACTGAAATCCCCCGAAAATTCAGCTTTCTTTGAGCTTGTTCTGAAAGCCCTAAATGCGGGAAGAAAACAACTCAACGCGATGGCATATGGTGGTGGTAAACCAGGACTAAATTTACAGAACATAAAAGATGTTGAGTTTGCTAAACCAAGTTCCTCTATAGAAGCTGATGAAATTGTTAGAAGAGTGAATAAGCTTTTTGCTGGTGCTGATATAACCGAACAGCTGGTTAATCAAGCATTAGAGCGTATCAATAATCTCACTCAGTCTATTCTCGCCAAAGCATTCAGAGGTGAACTAACCGAGCAATGGCGTAAAGATAACCCTGAACTAATCTCGGCGGATAATTCAGCTGAAGCATTGCTGAGAAAGATTAAAGCAGAGCGTGCAGCGGCTAAGTCAAAAAAGCAATAG
- a CDS encoding class I SAM-dependent DNA methyltransferase: MTNDNIVQKLWNLCDVLRDDGINYSDYVTELVLLLFIKMVHENTEAKVLDKYTLPQGCQWTDLNTKSGINLLNDYRAILLALSTGKRVEADPENPGSTKEVEIHNDPLIRAIYADAQTRLREPRHLEQLIKSLDQIDWFSAQKDGLGNLYEGLLQKNANETKSGAGQYFTPRDLIDSMVRCIKPQKGEKIQDPAAGTAGFLIAADRYIREQTDDYFDLTHQELRFQKDKAFVGVELVPSTRRLALMNCLLHGMEGDDEGVVHLGNALGQVGASLERADVILANPPFGTSKGGEASITRDDLTYPTSNKQLAFLQHIYRNLKPGGRAAVVLPDNVLFESGVGTDVRRDLMNKCNLHTILRLPTGIFYAQGVKTNVLFFTKGSKNNMLQEDGCTENVWVYDLRTNMDNFGKRNPFNDSHLAPFEKVYGDDPNGQSPRQEGEWSFDAFEIEVDKSASEENQNVDNNLAHSRWRCFSRKWISEVKDDSLDISWLKDKNSVDASSLPEPSVLASEAKEELKVALSELDGLLASLKGAN, translated from the coding sequence ATGACTAACGATAATATCGTTCAAAAACTCTGGAACCTATGTGATGTACTGCGTGATGACGGTATTAACTATTCTGACTATGTAACAGAATTGGTTCTATTGCTATTTATTAAAATGGTTCATGAGAACACAGAAGCTAAGGTATTAGATAAATACACCTTGCCGCAAGGTTGTCAGTGGACGGATTTGAATACCAAATCTGGCATCAATTTACTGAATGATTATCGAGCTATCTTACTTGCACTATCTACGGGTAAGAGAGTTGAAGCGGATCCTGAAAATCCAGGTTCAACTAAAGAAGTGGAAATCCATAATGACCCACTGATTCGTGCTATTTATGCAGATGCTCAGACTCGCCTGCGTGAACCTCGCCACTTAGAGCAGTTGATTAAGTCTCTGGATCAAATTGACTGGTTCAGTGCGCAAAAAGACGGTTTAGGTAACCTGTATGAAGGTTTATTACAGAAGAACGCCAATGAAACCAAATCCGGTGCAGGGCAATACTTTACTCCTCGTGATTTAATTGATTCGATGGTGCGTTGTATCAAACCTCAAAAAGGTGAAAAGATTCAAGATCCTGCGGCGGGTACTGCAGGGTTCTTAATCGCAGCCGATCGCTACATTCGTGAACAAACCGATGATTATTTTGATCTGACTCATCAAGAGTTACGTTTTCAAAAAGATAAAGCCTTTGTTGGTGTTGAACTGGTTCCTTCTACGCGCCGTTTAGCATTAATGAACTGTTTGCTGCATGGTATGGAAGGTGATGATGAAGGTGTGGTGCATTTAGGCAATGCTTTAGGGCAAGTGGGTGCAAGCCTCGAAAGAGCCGATGTGATTCTCGCCAACCCGCCATTTGGTACGAGTAAAGGTGGCGAGGCATCTATCACTCGTGATGATTTGACCTATCCGACCAGCAACAAACAACTGGCGTTCCTGCAGCACATCTATCGCAATTTAAAGCCTGGCGGTCGAGCCGCCGTGGTATTACCCGATAACGTCTTATTTGAATCGGGTGTAGGTACGGATGTTCGTCGTGATTTAATGAACAAATGTAACCTTCATACTATTCTGCGTTTACCAACAGGTATATTTTACGCTCAAGGTGTGAAAACCAACGTATTGTTTTTCACGAAAGGTAGCAAAAACAACATGTTACAGGAAGATGGCTGTACTGAAAATGTCTGGGTTTATGACTTACGTACCAACATGGATAACTTCGGTAAGCGTAATCCATTTAATGACTCACATCTCGCACCATTTGAAAAAGTATATGGAGACGATCCAAATGGTCAAAGCCCCCGTCAAGAGGGTGAATGGTCGTTTGATGCTTTTGAAATTGAAGTCGATAAGTCAGCTAGTGAAGAAAATCAAAATGTTGATAATAATTTAGCGCACAGCCGTTGGCGCTGTTTTAGTCGCAAATGGATTAGTGAAGTTAAGGATGATTCACTCGATATCAGTTGGTTAAAAGATAAAAACAGTGTTGACGCTTCAAGTTTACCGGAGCCAAGTGTATTGGCAAGTGAGGCAAAAGAAGAATTAAAGGTTGCATTGAGTGAGCTAGATGGCTTACTTGCTTCGTTGAAAGGAGCAAATTAA
- the hsdR gene encoding type I restriction-modification system endonuclease gives MDIKSTSNFSFLAEHDPLFLELAIGAERAFSSDPNTTLIKLRQLGEAIAQHIAVLVGVEFDDKTTQADLIYRLNRELKFEPVVKELFHTLRIEGNKATHQFKTQHKEALDGLKLARALSIWFHQSFGKQGTQFKPGAFVPPQDPSNQLRQFQSEIEKLKSDLTQANVELDSSKQLHDLIAQEKAEYEALALAMDEESKQLADLAAEHESALIKQKKEYEAKLQALQQQLEQQDEKDTATQRQQVSNKTRKASQQIVLSEELTRILIDQQLIESGWTADSQELTYKNGTRPEKGINKAIAEWPTKHNGESGRADYVLFLGLTPIAVVEAKKENTNVAGKITQAERYSRGFQVDSSMIGAWEFEGLTIAWPDEDEGHYKVPFVYSCNGRPYIPQLAEQSGKWFRDVRKPSNTKRALQEFHTPDGLIDLLKRNKEIAERKLQQEGFSYLKLRDYQEKAIHAVESTLAKDIRTALLAMATGTGKTRTIVGLMYRFLKSERFKRILFLVDRTALGDQATDTFKEMPLEQNQTLSKIYNIAELGDMAAEAETRVQVATVQAMVKRIFMSDTPPAIDEFDCIIVDEAHRGYTLDQEMTEGELATRDAGQYLSSYRRVLDYFDAVKVGLTATPAKHTSEIFGKPVYTYSYREAVAADWLIDHEPPVRYETLLTQKGIHFDKGDKVSAINTQTGEVESAELEDEMQFEVDAFNRRVINENFNRVICEQLVEELDPFGEEKTLIFCATDLHADMVKRLLDEAFKDLYEDEYNQAAVEKITGKSDKVDQLIRKYKNETYPNIAITVDLLTTGIDVPKICNLVFLRRVKSRILYEQMIGRATRRCDDIGKTVFRIYDPVDIYAALSEVNTMKPLVKDPSITIEQLVDELVDPEKLEQALSSPGDQQGESQADAVLSQLTQKVMRVLRKAEKKADAKPELREKLNELQTLWGVEPKLLHKHLHQLGPQQASQFVQQHSGLLSQLEEVVTLIGSERKPVLSNHEDEIRDRRQDYGANKRPGDYLEDFEQFIKRQLNQSAALAVIVNKPRDLTREQLQEVKLLLDGEGYSEAKLRAAIREETNQDIAASILGHIRRAALGEPLVPFEQRVMQAMDRIYSSHKWTPNQRKWLERLAKQLVHEVIVDREYVNERFAEKGGAKQLDKVLVNKLDDVLSELNDAMWPAQAAN, from the coding sequence ATGGATATTAAGAGCACGAGCAATTTTTCTTTTTTAGCAGAACATGACCCGTTGTTTCTTGAGTTGGCGATAGGTGCTGAGCGAGCTTTCTCTAGTGACCCCAACACAACGTTGATTAAGCTTCGTCAACTTGGAGAAGCGATTGCCCAACATATTGCCGTTTTGGTTGGTGTCGAGTTCGATGATAAAACTACACAAGCCGACCTGATCTATCGTCTCAACCGTGAACTGAAATTTGAACCCGTCGTTAAAGAGCTATTCCATACTCTTCGTATTGAGGGCAACAAAGCAACCCATCAGTTCAAAACACAGCATAAAGAAGCCTTAGATGGACTGAAATTAGCTCGAGCGCTGTCCATATGGTTTCACCAATCTTTCGGTAAACAAGGCACTCAATTCAAACCAGGGGCGTTTGTTCCACCACAGGACCCGAGTAATCAATTACGCCAATTTCAATCAGAAATTGAGAAGCTTAAGTCCGATCTTACACAAGCTAATGTTGAACTCGATTCCAGTAAACAATTGCATGATCTTATCGCACAAGAAAAAGCGGAGTATGAAGCTTTAGCGCTTGCGATGGATGAAGAATCTAAGCAGCTTGCTGACTTAGCCGCTGAGCATGAAAGCGCGCTAATCAAACAAAAGAAAGAATACGAAGCGAAGCTTCAGGCTTTGCAGCAGCAACTTGAGCAGCAAGATGAAAAAGACACAGCTACTCAGAGGCAACAAGTCAGTAATAAAACTCGTAAAGCCAGTCAACAAATAGTGTTGAGTGAAGAACTCACACGCATCCTTATTGATCAACAGTTGATAGAATCAGGCTGGACTGCAGACAGTCAGGAGCTAACTTACAAAAATGGCACTCGACCTGAAAAAGGCATAAATAAGGCAATTGCAGAATGGCCCACTAAACATAATGGCGAGAGTGGTCGAGCTGATTATGTATTGTTCCTTGGGTTGACACCTATTGCTGTGGTTGAAGCAAAAAAAGAAAACACCAATGTAGCCGGAAAAATTACTCAGGCAGAACGTTATAGTCGAGGATTCCAGGTCGATTCTTCAATGATTGGTGCTTGGGAATTCGAAGGGCTTACTATTGCATGGCCCGATGAGGATGAAGGCCACTACAAGGTGCCATTTGTCTATTCCTGCAATGGGCGTCCATATATTCCTCAGTTAGCAGAACAATCTGGCAAGTGGTTTAGGGATGTTCGCAAACCAAGCAATACCAAAAGAGCCTTACAAGAGTTCCATACACCAGATGGCCTTATTGATTTACTTAAGCGAAATAAAGAAATTGCCGAACGTAAACTACAGCAAGAGGGATTTAGCTATCTCAAACTGCGGGATTATCAGGAAAAAGCCATTCATGCAGTAGAAAGCACGCTAGCAAAAGATATTCGAACAGCATTGCTTGCAATGGCGACTGGTACCGGTAAGACACGCACTATCGTCGGCTTAATGTACCGATTTTTAAAATCTGAACGCTTCAAACGAATCCTGTTTTTGGTTGACCGCACTGCGTTAGGTGATCAGGCGACTGACACCTTTAAAGAGATGCCGTTGGAGCAAAACCAGACGCTATCAAAAATCTATAACATTGCCGAGTTGGGCGATATGGCTGCTGAAGCGGAAACCCGAGTTCAAGTAGCAACAGTTCAGGCAATGGTTAAGCGCATTTTTATGTCGGATACCCCACCAGCCATTGATGAGTTTGACTGCATTATTGTTGATGAAGCTCACCGTGGTTATACCTTGGATCAAGAGATGACTGAAGGTGAATTAGCAACTCGTGATGCTGGTCAGTATCTTTCTAGTTATCGTCGTGTACTCGATTATTTTGATGCGGTTAAAGTTGGCCTAACAGCGACTCCTGCTAAACATACCAGTGAAATCTTTGGTAAGCCTGTTTACACCTACTCATACAGAGAAGCCGTTGCAGCTGATTGGCTTATCGACCATGAACCTCCAGTACGATATGAAACTTTATTGACTCAAAAAGGCATTCATTTCGACAAGGGCGATAAAGTCTCAGCAATTAATACTCAAACAGGCGAAGTAGAATCAGCTGAACTGGAAGATGAAATGCAGTTTGAGGTAGATGCCTTTAACCGCAGAGTAATCAATGAGAACTTCAATCGAGTGATCTGTGAGCAACTTGTTGAAGAACTTGACCCTTTCGGTGAAGAGAAAACACTCATTTTTTGTGCCACAGATCTGCATGCAGATATGGTTAAGCGCCTTTTAGATGAGGCATTTAAAGACTTGTATGAAGATGAATACAACCAGGCAGCAGTAGAGAAAATTACTGGGAAAAGTGACAAAGTGGATCAGTTGATTCGCAAATATAAAAATGAAACTTATCCGAACATTGCAATCACGGTGGATTTACTTACAACAGGTATTGATGTACCCAAAATCTGTAATCTTGTGTTCTTACGTCGGGTAAAATCACGCATTCTTTACGAGCAAATGATTGGCCGTGCAACACGTCGATGCGATGACATCGGTAAGACGGTTTTCCGCATTTATGACCCCGTTGATATTTATGCTGCGCTGAGCGAAGTCAATACCATGAAGCCCTTGGTAAAAGACCCCAGTATCACTATTGAACAGCTTGTTGATGAACTGGTTGACCCTGAGAAGTTAGAGCAGGCGCTAAGTAGTCCCGGAGACCAACAAGGTGAGTCGCAAGCGGACGCGGTGTTGAGCCAGTTAACTCAGAAAGTGATGCGTGTACTGCGAAAAGCTGAGAAAAAGGCTGATGCTAAACCAGAGCTTCGAGAGAAACTGAATGAGCTACAGACGCTTTGGGGAGTGGAGCCCAAGTTGTTGCATAAGCATTTGCATCAGCTAGGTCCTCAGCAGGCATCTCAGTTTGTTCAGCAGCATTCAGGGTTACTCAGCCAGTTGGAAGAAGTGGTGACGTTAATTGGTAGTGAAAGAAAGCCAGTGCTCTCTAATCATGAAGATGAAATACGAGATCGTCGGCAGGATTATGGTGCTAATAAACGTCCTGGGGATTACTTAGAAGACTTCGAGCAGTTTATTAAGCGACAGCTTAACCAATCGGCGGCATTAGCTGTCATTGTCAATAAGCCAAGAGATTTAACCCGAGAACAGCTTCAAGAAGTGAAGTTGTTGCTTGATGGTGAAGGTTATTCAGAAGCGAAACTGCGAGCTGCGATTCGAGAGGAAACGAATCAAGATATTGCAGCGAGTATTCTTGGGCACATTCGTCGAGCGGCATTAGGTGAGCCATTAGTGCCATTTGAGCAGCGCGTGATGCAGGCAATGGACCGTATTTATAGTAGCCATAAATGGACCCCAAATCAGAGGAAGTGGCTTGAACGTTTGGCTAAGCAACTGGTGCATGAGGTGATCGTTGATCGTGAGTATGTCAATGAACGGTTTGCTGAAAAAGGCGGCGCTAAACAGCTCGATAAGGTTTTAGTCAACAAGCTGGATGACGTATTATCTGAGCTAAATGATGCTATGTGGCCAGCACAAGCAGCAAATTAA
- a CDS encoding AAA family ATPase, whose product MKLISLTLDGEYKGLANQSFNFSQTQGNILALIGLNGSGKSQLLELIAEIFAFLERVQREDFKVRTSLGFGFELIYQIKVDVGSNFSKTNFSSWSFATTETLTYRIVLDIDSKKPQCYIVTDGEDDSLDIDKIRLPYVVGYASGLNENLQRSFMKNAVQFYEIMRVRHRRRKALENVEGGALRAEINRSYLSRYPHIFSLREPDSSFSDYFFPEHEILESDTPISNMVFLDYDCVGIMLACLSVFSTKNIDNILEELSFYKPNKLVLQYDFSVGIIEEDVIKDIKMLLRVAGTNKFKGIGKPSTPEEYDTYELDYLSGEIELDLTDVSLVSQLKEDNYGDPRVLFFRLLKLQLLGIKNWQRVSRQRLLSDNFFETLKKPLKTKLPLSVIKLYLSGSDNRMVNFDDLSDGESQLIQIIATSVVFRDEQAIFLFDEPETHLNPSWRTYFHHYLSKALGTQEYNSQVFVSTHSPFMISSLKKEDILFFERDEHGKILMEPIGTQTYGSSFDVLIKQHFGLRSLISQTVVEAVKEHLPKDDHQASIQEARRWIESNLGDSMEKAYLLRKLQS is encoded by the coding sequence ATGAAGTTAATATCTTTAACTTTGGATGGTGAGTATAAAGGACTAGCTAATCAGAGTTTTAATTTCAGCCAGACGCAAGGCAACATACTAGCTCTGATTGGGCTTAATGGTTCAGGAAAGTCGCAGTTACTTGAATTAATTGCTGAAATTTTTGCTTTTTTGGAAAGAGTACAACGAGAAGATTTTAAAGTAAGAACTTCCTTAGGGTTTGGGTTTGAACTGATTTATCAAATCAAAGTGGATGTTGGGTCTAACTTCTCCAAAACAAACTTCTCTTCATGGTCTTTTGCAACAACAGAAACTCTTACCTATCGAATTGTTTTGGATATCGATAGTAAAAAACCACAGTGTTATATAGTGACGGATGGTGAAGATGACTCTCTGGATATAGACAAAATTCGATTGCCATATGTGGTTGGGTATGCGTCTGGTTTGAATGAAAATTTACAGCGTAGTTTTATGAAAAATGCTGTGCAATTTTATGAGATTATGCGGGTGAGACATCGCCGTAGGAAAGCTCTTGAAAATGTCGAGGGAGGTGCCCTCAGAGCTGAAATAAATCGGTCATACTTATCGAGGTACCCACATATTTTCAGTTTAAGAGAGCCTGATAGTAGTTTTTCTGATTATTTCTTCCCTGAACATGAAATCTTAGAGTCGGATACTCCCATCAGTAACATGGTGTTCCTCGATTATGATTGCGTTGGTATCATGCTGGCTTGTTTATCTGTTTTTTCCACAAAAAATATAGATAACATATTGGAAGAACTGTCTTTTTATAAGCCTAATAAATTAGTTTTGCAGTATGATTTTAGTGTTGGAATCATCGAGGAAGATGTTATTAAAGATATTAAAATGCTTCTTCGAGTCGCAGGAACGAATAAATTTAAAGGAATTGGTAAGCCTAGTACTCCCGAGGAGTATGATACTTATGAACTTGATTACTTATCTGGCGAAATTGAGTTAGATCTAACAGATGTTTCTTTGGTTAGTCAGCTTAAAGAAGATAATTATGGAGATCCTCGAGTACTGTTTTTCCGTTTGCTTAAGTTACAGCTTTTGGGTATTAAAAATTGGCAACGAGTATCCCGACAGAGGTTGTTAAGTGATAACTTCTTTGAAACGTTAAAAAAACCTTTAAAAACAAAATTACCATTGTCGGTAATTAAGCTGTATTTATCTGGATCCGATAACCGGATGGTTAATTTTGACGATTTATCTGATGGAGAAAGCCAGTTAATACAAATCATTGCTACTTCTGTGGTCTTTAGAGATGAGCAAGCGATCTTTTTATTTGATGAACCAGAAACTCATCTGAATCCTTCATGGAGAACATATTTTCATCACTATCTTAGCAAGGCTTTAGGCACTCAGGAGTACAATTCTCAGGTGTTTGTTTCTACTCATTCGCCATTCATGATTTCCTCTTTGAAAAAAGAAGATATCCTGTTTTTCGAGCGTGATGAGCATGGCAAGATTTTAATGGAGCCAATTGGAACGCAGACTTATGGTTCTTCCTTTGACGTGCTTATAAAGCAACACTTTGGTTTACGCTCTCTGATATCACAAACAGTTGTTGAAGCAGTAAAAGAACATCTTCCAAAAGATGATCATCAAGCTTCTATTCAAGAAGCAAGGAGATGGATAGAGAGCAACCTAGGTGATTCGATGGAAAAAGCTTATTTACTAAGGAAGTTGCAAAGCTGA
- a CDS encoding RNA-binding domain-containing protein, whose protein sequence is MFQIQDLVDLQTLSESAELEFKLAQGQDGKGKLPDDFWPTYSAMANSRGGYVVLGVREKKGQLTLAGIEAIEVVRKQLFDIAGNNAKVNMNLLTDDNVQVATIDGKSLLVIEIPAARRDQKPVYLKNQPMKETYTRLHEGDHRCSEEQVKRMMAEQVEDSRDDKILTGFDFTDIDMDSLKAYKNLFAVAKPQHPWLELDLFELFKKLGGWRKDRQAGVEGITLAGVLMFGTWDAIQDAVPNYFVDYRERDEASVERWIDRLYPDGSWSGNVFDFYRRTYRKLVTDLKVPFELQDGIRLDDSKAHEAIREALVNTLVHADYTGRSSILIVKRPDLFGFRNPGLMRVPPEIAVKGGESDCRNRRMHQMFLMIGAGERAGSGIPKIYSGWEWAKWRTPKLYEKYEPSEQTLLELSTASLIPEEVTQLLAVMFGNSFYSLNELEQMIVVTAAIEGWVNHERACQLTSKHSRDVTLTLPRLVDKGFLVASGEKRDKSYSLPGMEPPSPEDVFSNALTPTSNLTHNVDSLTHKVNNLTHSDNNTDDTSDVRDSKGRFISALIDKPFIDSLEALSEVFRQQLNALGAPAREQHRLDTETMKFLITELCREHYISVSVLEMLLDRKPQSLRQNYLKTMVSDGRLKMAFPHKPNSPKQGYTSTDE, encoded by the coding sequence ATGTTTCAAATACAGGATTTAGTAGATCTTCAAACCTTGTCTGAGTCAGCAGAGTTAGAATTTAAGTTAGCTCAAGGGCAAGATGGCAAAGGTAAATTACCAGATGATTTTTGGCCAACGTACAGTGCAATGGCGAACTCTCGAGGCGGCTATGTGGTTCTTGGTGTTCGAGAGAAAAAAGGGCAACTAACCTTAGCTGGGATTGAAGCAATAGAGGTGGTTCGCAAGCAACTTTTTGATATTGCAGGTAACAACGCCAAGGTAAATATGAATTTGCTGACTGATGATAACGTTCAAGTTGCTACCATTGATGGCAAATCTTTATTAGTGATAGAAATACCGGCCGCACGCCGTGACCAAAAGCCTGTTTATCTGAAAAATCAGCCAATGAAGGAAACGTACACTCGCCTTCATGAGGGGGACCACCGTTGTAGTGAGGAACAGGTTAAGCGGATGATGGCTGAACAGGTTGAGGATAGCCGGGACGATAAGATTCTCACCGGCTTTGATTTTACTGATATCGATATGGATAGCTTGAAGGCATACAAGAACCTATTTGCTGTAGCAAAGCCTCAACATCCGTGGTTGGAATTAGACCTGTTTGAATTGTTTAAAAAGCTGGGTGGATGGCGTAAAGACCGTCAGGCTGGTGTTGAAGGCATTACTTTAGCGGGAGTGTTAATGTTTGGCACTTGGGATGCAATTCAGGATGCAGTTCCCAATTACTTTGTTGATTACAGAGAACGAGATGAAGCCAGTGTTGAACGCTGGATTGACCGTCTCTATCCCGATGGCTCTTGGTCTGGAAATGTCTTTGATTTCTATCGACGTACCTACCGGAAATTAGTTACTGACTTAAAGGTGCCATTTGAGCTTCAAGATGGTATTCGCTTAGATGATTCAAAAGCTCATGAGGCTATCCGCGAAGCATTAGTTAACACTCTCGTTCATGCTGATTACACCGGACGTAGCTCTATCCTGATTGTTAAACGCCCTGACTTGTTTGGTTTCCGTAATCCTGGGTTGATGCGCGTTCCCCCTGAAATAGCAGTGAAAGGCGGAGAAAGTGATTGTCGTAACCGCCGAATGCATCAGATGTTTCTGATGATTGGTGCGGGAGAACGAGCGGGTTCTGGTATCCCTAAGATATATAGTGGCTGGGAGTGGGCTAAATGGCGAACTCCGAAACTGTATGAAAAATATGAGCCATCAGAGCAAACATTATTAGAGCTATCTACGGCTAGTCTTATCCCTGAAGAAGTAACTCAACTGCTAGCAGTGATGTTTGGTAATAGCTTCTATTCACTGAATGAGCTTGAGCAAATGATCGTTGTAACGGCAGCAATTGAAGGCTGGGTTAACCATGAGCGTGCTTGCCAGTTAACCAGTAAACATTCACGAGACGTCACTTTAACGTTACCTCGCCTTGTTGATAAAGGTTTTCTAGTAGCAAGCGGAGAAAAAAGAGATAAATCGTATAGTTTACCTGGAATGGAGCCTCCATCACCTGAAGATGTTTTTTCTAATGCGTTAACCCCAACAAGTAACTTAACGCATAACGTCGACAGCTTAACGCATAAAGTTAATAACTTAACGCATAGCGACAATAACACTGATGATACTAGTGATGTTAGAGACAGCAAAGGTAGGTTTATCAGTGCATTAATCGATAAGCCATTTATTGATAGTCTGGAAGCATTAAGTGAGGTTTTCCGACAACAACTTAACGCTTTAGGTGCTCCAGCTAGAGAGCAGCACCGATTAGATACAGAGACAATGAAGTTTCTGATTACTGAGTTATGTCGAGAGCATTATATATCCGTCTCTGTATTGGAAATGCTATTAGATCGTAAACCTCAAAGTTTACGGCAAAACTATTTGAAGACTATGGTCTCTGACGGACGACTAAAAATGGCTTTTCCTCACAAGCCTAACTCACCAAAACAAGGGTATACCTCGACGGATGAATAG